In the genome of uncultured Celeribacter sp., the window CACGCGTCTGGCCCCGACGCCTCCTACCGCGTGACCGCCGACGAGCTGCGCCAGTTCGTGGAGCGCTTCGAGCGGCTGGAACTTGAGAAAAAAGACATCGCGGATCAGCAAAAAGAGGTGATGGCCGAGGCGAAAGGCCGTGGCTACGACACAAAGGCGATGCGCAAACTCATCGCGCTGCGCAAGAAAAGTGCCGATGAGATCGCCGAGGAAGAGGCCATCCTCGACATGTATAAAGAAGCTTTGGGTATGTAATCCTGCCTGCTCGGCGGTGCTGTTGTGACAAGCGACGACACCGCCGACTTGGACTTTGGTGTTCGGGGCGACGGACACATGCGGACATGTAATACACAGGAAACGCATAGAAGCGGTGCTGCGTCGGGCCGAGTGATTTCGAGGGAAAGCTGAAGGGTGATGCTCTCATCGTTTCTTCGAAACGACTGCCGCATGAAAGCGTTAGGAGAGTTTCGGCATCTTTGCTTTTGCAAAGAGCCTTTGGTGTAGGTGAGATGAGAATTCTCAAACCGAAACTGGCCTCAAGTAGCGCTCCGCGCGGTAGGCCAATTAAAAATGGTGCGGTCGAGAAGACTCGAACTTCCACGGGAGTTACCCCACAGCGACCTCAACGCTGCGCGTCTACCAATTCCGCCACGACCGCACTGTCTAGGCTTGGTGAGGGGCTATGTAGCGAAGCGGTTCTGGGAAGGGAAGAGGAAATTTCCGGGAAAGTGCATTTTTTTTCGCGTCCTCCCGCGCGGCCCTTTTCGCGCCTTGCCGGAGGCGCTAGGTCAGGACGTAGTCTCATGAATGGAATGAAACAGATGGTGGAATGGCGCATTTCTGACGGGTTGACGGATTACGACATGGCCGTGGCCGAAATGGAGGCCCGCGCGGAGGCCATCGCCAAAGGCGAAGCCGAGGAGCTGATCTGGCTTTTGGAACATCCGCCGCTCTATACCGCCGGGACCTCTGCGCGGCGCGAGGATTTGGTCGAGCCGGATCGCTTTCCGGTCTATGAAAGCAAACGCGGCGGGCAATATACCTATCACGGGCCTGGTCAGCGTGTGGCCTATGCGATGCTCGATCTGAGCAAACGCGGGAAAGATGTGCGCAAATTCGTGCAGGATATGGAAGCCTGGGTGATCGCCGCGCTGGATGAGTTCAATGTCAAAGGCGAGATCCGCGAGGGCCGTGTCGGTGTCTGGGTCGTGCGCGAGGACAAGCCACTCACAGCTCTGGGACAAAAACCCGAGGACAAGGTGGCCGCGATCGGGCTGCGTATCCGCAAATGGGTGTCGTTTCACGGGCTGTCGATCAACGTCGACCCGGATCTCTCGCATTTCGACGGCATCGTGCCTTGCGGCATCCGTGAGCACGGGGTGACGTCCTTGGTCGATCTCGGCCTGCCGGTGACGATGGAGGACGTCGATATGGCGTTGAAACAGACATTCGGGACGGTTTTCGGAGACTAGCCTCTCGTGCCGGTTTCTCTTTGCCGTTTCCTGTCGAACCAAGCCTTTAGAACCAATGTGAGGCGTCTCTGCCACGTAAAAGCGCGATCCCCCTGAAGGCCCTTCCGCAGCGCATGCGCGAAAGGACCTACGGGCTTCACCGATTACAACTTCAGGAACCGCGCGATGGCCGCGACAGATGCCGCATGTGCAGCAGCACGGTCCCAGCCCTCGGGGTCGTCGCAAATCGGATCTTCGCCCTCTTCGATCAGCAATTGCGCCGCGTTCTCCTTGCAGATCGGCAGGAAAGAGTAGTGATGTGCATTGGGCACGACGTCGTGCTCCACATTGGGCAAGAGCTCAACGAGCCCGCTGCCCTGTGATCTGACATCCGTCGCGAACCACGGGAAACTGTCGCCAAGCGAA includes:
- the lipB gene encoding lipoyl(octanoyl) transferase LipB; this translates as MVEWRISDGLTDYDMAVAEMEARAEAIAKGEAEELIWLLEHPPLYTAGTSARREDLVEPDRFPVYESKRGGQYTYHGPGQRVAYAMLDLSKRGKDVRKFVQDMEAWVIAALDEFNVKGEIREGRVGVWVVREDKPLTALGQKPEDKVAAIGLRIRKWVSFHGLSINVDPDLSHFDGIVPCGIREHGVTSLVDLGLPVTMEDVDMALKQTFGTVFGD
- a CDS encoding DUF2312 domain-containing protein gives rise to the protein MMDDDISPDHASGPDASYRVTADELRQFVERFERLELEKKDIADQQKEVMAEAKGRGYDTKAMRKLIALRKKSADEIAEEEAILDMYKEALGM